A genomic stretch from Setaria viridis chromosome 1, Setaria_viridis_v4.0, whole genome shotgun sequence includes:
- the LOC117850934 gene encoding cytochrome P450 CYP73A100, producing the protein MAVFAARFAVATVASFAVHWLVHSFLQYQHPALVLLLPVAVFVGIVATGSDSSGAGSAPPGPAAVPVFGNWLQVGNDLNHRFLARLSARYGPVFRLRLGVRNLVVVSDPRLATEVLHTQGVEFGSRPRNVVFDIFTANGADMVFTEYGDHWRRMRRVMTLPFFTARVVQQYRGMWEAEMDAVVADISADRAVAQTAGFVVRRRLQLMLYNIMYRMMFDARFDSVDDPMFVEATKFNSERSRLAQSFEYNYGDFIPILRPFLRGYLNKCRDLQTRRLAFFNNNYVEKRRKVMDTPGDKDKLRCAIDHILQAEKNGEITPDNVIYIVENINVAAIETTLWSIEWALAEVVNHPDVQRRVRDEIRGVIADDEPITESNIHKLPYLQAVIKETLRLHSPIPLLVPHMNLEEAKLGGYTIPKGSKVVVNAWWLANNPELWEKPEEFRPERFLGEEKAVDATVGGKVDFRFLPFGVGRRSCPGIILALPILALIVGKLVRSFEMVPPGVEKLDVSEKGGQFSLHIANHSVIAFHPISA; encoded by the coding sequence ATGGCGGTGTTCGCGGCCAGGTTCGCCGTCGCCACGGTCGCCTCCTTTGCCGTGCACTGGCTCGTCCACTCCTTCCTCCAGTACCAGCACCCCGCTCTCGTCCTGCTCCTGCCGGTCGCCGTCTTCGTCGGCATCGTCGCGACGGGTAGCGACAGCAGCGGCGCCGGGAGCGCGCCTCCGGGCCCGGCGGCCGTGCCGGTGTTCGGCAACTGGCTGCAGGTGGGCAACGACCTGAACCACCGCTTCCTGGCGCGCCTGTCCGCGCGGTACGGTCCCGTgttccgcctccgcctcggcgtgcgcaacctcgtcgtcgtctccgaCCCGCGGCTCGCCACGGAGGTGCTCCACACGCAGGGGGTGGAGTTCGGCTCCCGCCCCCGCAACGTCGTCTTCGACATCTTCACCGCCAACGGCGCCGACATGGTCTTCACCGAGTACGGCGACCACTGGCGCCGCATGCGCCGCGTCATGACGCTGCCCTTCTTCACGGCGCGCGTCGTGCAGCAGTACAGGGGTATGTGGGAGGCCGAGAtggacgccgtcgtcgccgacaTCTCCGCCGATCGGGCCGTGGCCCAGACCGCCGGATTCGTCGTGCGCCGCAGGCTCCAGCTCATGCTCTACAACATCATGTACCGGATGATGTTCGACGCGCGCTTCGACTCCGTCGACGACCCCATGTTCGTCGAGGCCACCAAGTTCAACTCCGAGCGCAGCCGCCTCGCGCAGAGCTTCGAGTACAACTACGGCGACTTCATCCCCATCTTGCGCCCCTTCCTACGCGGCTACCTCAACAAATGCAGGGACCTGCAGACCAGGAGGCTCGCCTTCTTCAACAACAACTACGtcgagaagaggaggaaggtcATGGACACACCCGGGGACAAGGACAAGCTCCGGTGCGCCATCGACCACATCCTCCAGGCGGAGAAGAACGGCGAGATCACGCCCGACAACGTCATCTACATCGTCGAGAACATCAACGTCGCCGCCATCGAGACCACGCTCTGGTCCATCGAGTGGGCGCTCGCCGAGGTCGTCAACCACCCGGACGTGCAGCGCAGGGTCCGCGACGAGATCAGGGGCGTGATCGCCGACGACGAGCCCATCACCGAGTCCAACATCCACAAGCTCCCCTACCTGCAGGCCGTGATCAAGGAGACGCTGCGCCTCCACTCCCCGATCCCGCTCCTCGTCCCGCACATGAACCTCGAGGAGGCCAAGCTCGGCGGCTACACCATCCCCAAGGGATCCAAGGTGGTGGTGAACGCCTGGTGGCTGGCCAACAACCCGGAGCTGTGGGAGAAGCCCGAGGAGTTCCGGCCGGAGCGGTTCCTGGGCGAGGAGAAGGCCGTGGACGCCACCGTCGGCGGGAAGGTGGACTTCAGGTTCCTACCGTTCGGTGTGGGCCGCCGCAGCTGCCCCGGGATCATCCTGGCCCTGCCCATCCTAGCGCTCATCGTCGGCAAGCTCGTGCGCAGCTTCGAGATGGTGCCGCCCGGCGTGGAGAAGCTCGACGTCAGCGAGAAAGGCGGGCAGTTCAGCCTGCACATTGCCAACCACTCTGTCATCGCTTTCCACCCAATCTCTGCATGA
- the LOC117850982 gene encoding uncharacterized protein isoform X1, giving the protein MAGGERRTVFVTVGTTCFDALVMAVDSPEVKKALLQKGYTDLLIQMGRGTYVPSKVSGDATLQVDHFTFSPSIADNMRTASLVISHAGSGSIFETLRLGKPLIVVVNEDLMDNHQSELAEELAERKHLFCARPQTLGETIRAMDLGTLVPYVPGDAKPVVTLINKFLGFPVD; this is encoded by the exons ATGGCAGGTGGAGAGCGAAGGACAGTGTTTGTCACTGTGGGTACCACATGTTTTGATGCTCTTGTCATGGCGGTAGATTCTCCAGAAGTGAAAAAGGCTTTATTGCAGAAGGGTTATACTGATCTTCTTATTCAAATGGGCCGAGGAACATATGTTCCATCTAAG GTCTCAGGAGATGCAACTCTTCAAGTTGATCATTTCACATTTTCACCAAGCATTGCTGACAATATGAGAACAGCTTCCCTAGTTATCAGCCATGCAG GTTCAGGAAGCATATTTGAGACGCTACGACTAGGCAAACCTCTAATCGTTGTTGTAAATGAAGATTTGATGGACAATCACCAAAGTGAGCTTGCAGAAGAATTGGCTGAGAGGAAGCACCTCTTCTGTGCACGCCCACAAACATTGGGAGAGACCATCCGAGCAATGGACCTAGGGACGCTCGTTCCTTATGTGCCAGGGGATGCCAAACCAGTTGTCACCCTGATCAACAAGTTTCTTGGCTTTCCAGTTGACTGA
- the LOC117850982 gene encoding uncharacterized protein isoform X2 gives MAVDSPEVKKALLQKGYTDLLIQMGRGTYVPSKVSGDATLQVDHFTFSPSIADNMRTASLVISHAGSGSIFETLRLGKPLIVVVNEDLMDNHQSELAEELAERKHLFCARPQTLGETIRAMDLGTLVPYVPGDAKPVVTLINKFLGFPVD, from the exons ATGGCGGTAGATTCTCCAGAAGTGAAAAAGGCTTTATTGCAGAAGGGTTATACTGATCTTCTTATTCAAATGGGCCGAGGAACATATGTTCCATCTAAG GTCTCAGGAGATGCAACTCTTCAAGTTGATCATTTCACATTTTCACCAAGCATTGCTGACAATATGAGAACAGCTTCCCTAGTTATCAGCCATGCAG GTTCAGGAAGCATATTTGAGACGCTACGACTAGGCAAACCTCTAATCGTTGTTGTAAATGAAGATTTGATGGACAATCACCAAAGTGAGCTTGCAGAAGAATTGGCTGAGAGGAAGCACCTCTTCTGTGCACGCCCACAAACATTGGGAGAGACCATCCGAGCAATGGACCTAGGGACGCTCGTTCCTTATGTGCCAGGGGATGCCAAACCAGTTGTCACCCTGATCAACAAGTTTCTTGGCTTTCCAGTTGACTGA
- the LOC117850943 gene encoding uncharacterized protein isoform X2, with protein MKPPPPEALPGGAGLWRPVAAARGGGWATAAALLLVVVSHLAALLVRRRLRRGGRIAQPEAVAAAPAPASASPGSASELEGLVTEDDLRQLVGSLGVGAREPETEGWEHVISKGNDDVSYRVWCDKPTAGPPKYLSITTYERCSTEQLRDFYMDNEYRMEWDKTVTKHEQLQYDENSGVEVGRTIKKFPLLTPREYILAWRVWEANDKSFYCFIKECEHPLAVRQKKFVRVRLLRSGWCIRKIPGRDACQITVLHHEDNGMNIEMAKLAFSKGIWNYICKMNNALRRYPQHRSPSVSILTMQRLMKKFPQDLEAAMNASLPASQTTAATVVPSTRTSPCKLPGKKSSRQMIASGLLLVGSIVCLSRGRSNLGAQLAMALFLKKAFKQERESGSSTSRGKTNVTRSRR; from the exons atgaagccgccgccgccggaggcgctgcccggcggcgccggcctctggcggcccgtcgccgccgctcgcggGGGCGGAtgggccacggccgccgcgctcctcctcgtcgtggtctcccacctcgccgccctcctcgttcgccgccgccttcgccgtggCGGCCGAATCGCGCAGCCGgaggccgtcgcggcggcgcccgcgccggcctccgcgtCCCCCGGCTCCGCCTCAGA GCTAGAGGGGCTCGTGACGGAGGACGATCTGAGGCAGCTGGTGGGCAGCCTCGGCGTGGGCGCGCGCGAGCCGGAGACGGAGGGCTGGGAGCACGTGATCTCCAAGGGGAACGACGATGTCTCCTACAGGGTCTGGTGCGACAAGCCCACG GCTGGTCCTCCTAAATATCTAAGTATTACAACATATGAGAGATGCTCAACAGAGCAGTTGAGGGACTTCTATATGGATAATGAGTACAGAATGGAGTGGGATAAGACTGTCACAAAGCATGAGCAGCTGCAGTATGATGAGAACAGTGGGGTGGAGGTAGGGCGAACGATTAAGAAGTTTCCACTTCTGACACCAAGAGAGTACATATTGGCATGGCGAGTCTGGGAAGCAAATGACAAGTCTTTCTATTGTTTTATCAAG GAATGTGAACATCCTCTTGCTGTACGGCAGAAAAAGTTTGTTAGAGTGCGTCTTCTAAGATCAGGATGGTGTATCAGGAAAA TCCCTGGCAGGGATGCATGCCAAATCACAGTGCTGCATCATGAGGATAATGGAATGAACATAGAGATGGCAAAGCTAGCCTTTTCCAAGGGCATCTGGAACTACATATGTAAAATGAACAATGCTCTACGTCGCTATCCTCAGCATCGTAGTCCATCAGTATCGATCCTGACCATGCAAAGACTTATGAAGAAG TTTCCCCAGGACTTGGAGGCTGCCATGAATGCAAGTCTTCCAGCTTCCCAGACTACAGCAGCAACTGTTGTTCCTTCAACACGGACATCACCATGCAAGCTACCAGGTAAGAAGTCTTCTCGGCAAATGATCGCGAGCGGGCTTCTGCTGGTTGGAAGCATCGTTTGCCTATCTCGAGGCCGATCCAACCTTGGTGCTCAGCTTGCGATGGCCTTGTTCCTAAAGAAGGCCTTCAAGCAAGAGAGAGAATCAGGTTCATCAACATCAAGGGGGAAAACAAACGTGACTAGATCCAGGCGGTAG
- the LOC117850943 gene encoding uncharacterized protein isoform X1 translates to MKPPPPEALPGGAGLWRPVAAARGGGWATAAALLLVVVSHLAALLVRRRLRRGGRIAQPEAVAAAPAPASASPGSASELVPPLEGLVTEDDLRQLVGSLGVGAREPETEGWEHVISKGNDDVSYRVWCDKPTAGPPKYLSITTYERCSTEQLRDFYMDNEYRMEWDKTVTKHEQLQYDENSGVEVGRTIKKFPLLTPREYILAWRVWEANDKSFYCFIKECEHPLAVRQKKFVRVRLLRSGWCIRKIPGRDACQITVLHHEDNGMNIEMAKLAFSKGIWNYICKMNNALRRYPQHRSPSVSILTMQRLMKKFPQDLEAAMNASLPASQTTAATVVPSTRTSPCKLPGKKSSRQMIASGLLLVGSIVCLSRGRSNLGAQLAMALFLKKAFKQERESGSSTSRGKTNVTRSRR, encoded by the exons atgaagccgccgccgccggaggcgctgcccggcggcgccggcctctggcggcccgtcgccgccgctcgcggGGGCGGAtgggccacggccgccgcgctcctcctcgtcgtggtctcccacctcgccgccctcctcgttcgccgccgccttcgccgtggCGGCCGAATCGCGCAGCCGgaggccgtcgcggcggcgcccgcgccggcctccgcgtCCCCCGGCTCCGCCTCAGAGTTGGTTCCCCC GCTAGAGGGGCTCGTGACGGAGGACGATCTGAGGCAGCTGGTGGGCAGCCTCGGCGTGGGCGCGCGCGAGCCGGAGACGGAGGGCTGGGAGCACGTGATCTCCAAGGGGAACGACGATGTCTCCTACAGGGTCTGGTGCGACAAGCCCACG GCTGGTCCTCCTAAATATCTAAGTATTACAACATATGAGAGATGCTCAACAGAGCAGTTGAGGGACTTCTATATGGATAATGAGTACAGAATGGAGTGGGATAAGACTGTCACAAAGCATGAGCAGCTGCAGTATGATGAGAACAGTGGGGTGGAGGTAGGGCGAACGATTAAGAAGTTTCCACTTCTGACACCAAGAGAGTACATATTGGCATGGCGAGTCTGGGAAGCAAATGACAAGTCTTTCTATTGTTTTATCAAG GAATGTGAACATCCTCTTGCTGTACGGCAGAAAAAGTTTGTTAGAGTGCGTCTTCTAAGATCAGGATGGTGTATCAGGAAAA TCCCTGGCAGGGATGCATGCCAAATCACAGTGCTGCATCATGAGGATAATGGAATGAACATAGAGATGGCAAAGCTAGCCTTTTCCAAGGGCATCTGGAACTACATATGTAAAATGAACAATGCTCTACGTCGCTATCCTCAGCATCGTAGTCCATCAGTATCGATCCTGACCATGCAAAGACTTATGAAGAAG TTTCCCCAGGACTTGGAGGCTGCCATGAATGCAAGTCTTCCAGCTTCCCAGACTACAGCAGCAACTGTTGTTCCTTCAACACGGACATCACCATGCAAGCTACCAGGTAAGAAGTCTTCTCGGCAAATGATCGCGAGCGGGCTTCTGCTGGTTGGAAGCATCGTTTGCCTATCTCGAGGCCGATCCAACCTTGGTGCTCAGCTTGCGATGGCCTTGTTCCTAAAGAAGGCCTTCAAGCAAGAGAGAGAATCAGGTTCATCAACATCAAGGGGGAAAACAAACGTGACTAGATCCAGGCGGTAG